A stretch of DNA from Synechococcus sp. PROS-9-1:
TTCCCTCTGCGCAGAACAATGAAGCGCGGCTTGAGCAATTGGAGCGCGAGCACAGCACACTCCGCCAAGAACACGAAACCTTGAGTGGCCAGTACGTGCGCATTGCGGCCGACTTTGACAACTTCCGCAAACGTCAGAGCCGGGATCAGGAGGACCTGAAGCTGCAGATCACCTGCAGCACCCTGACTGAAATCCTGCCTGTGGTCGATAACTTCGAACGCGCTCGTCAACATCTTGATCCTCAGGGAGAAGAAGCCCAAGCTCTGCACCGCAGTTATCAGGGTCTCTACAAGCAACTCGTTGATGTTCTCAAACAACTCGGTGTGGCCCCGATGCGGGTTGTTGGACAAGAGTTCGACCCCAGCCTCCATGAAGCGGTGTTGCGCGAACCCAGTGACGAGCATCCAGAAGATGTGGTGGTTGAAGAACTGCAGCGTGGTTATCACCTCAGCGGCAAAGTCCTGCGTCACGCTTTAGTCAAGGTGTCGATGGGACCTGGGCCGCAGCAGACAGATGTCGCGGCTGATGGAACTGAGGGAGGTGAGAGTGCACCAATCGCAGGGGATGATGGCTCCTCCACGCCTGCGGCGAGCGAATGATTCAAAACTTTTGCCTAGTGTGCGCAGCGGAATGACGAGCTGATGGCCGATTACTACGACCTCCTTGGCGTCAGCAGGGATGCAGATGCCGACACGCTGAAGCGCGCCTACAGGCGGATGGCTCGTCAATATCACCCTGATATCAATAAAGACGCTGGAGCTGAAGATCGCTTTAAGGAGATCGGCCGCGCCTATGAGGTGCTGAGTGATCCCCAAACCCGCGGTCGGTATGACCAGTTCGGTGAGGCCGGGCTCGGTGGCGGCGGTGGCATGCCCGATATGGGCGATATGGGTGGCTTTGCAGATATCTTCGAAACCTTTTTCAGTGGGTTCGGTGGTGCTGCGGGTGGCGCAGGTCGTCAGCGCAGGCGAGGACCTCAACAGGGGGATGACCTCCGCTACGACCTCACGATTGATTTTGACCAGGCTGTGTTCGGCCAAGAGCGGGAGATTCGCATCCCCCACCTCGAGACTTGCACCACATGTGGTGGCAGCGGTGCCAAACAAGGAAGTGGTCCTACCACCTGCACCACCTGTGGCGGTGTTGGTCAGGTGCGTCGCGCTACGCGGACGCCGTTCGGGAATTTTGAGCAGGTGGCTGAATGCCCCAGCTGTAATGGCACTGGCCAGGTGATTGCTGACCCTTGCAGTTCCTGTGGTGGTCAAGGGGTCACGCAAGTCCGTAAGAAATTGCGTATCAACATCCCCGCTGGTGTCGATACGGGGACTCGCTTGCGGGTTTCCGGTGAAGGCAATGCTGGGCTGCGTGGCGGTCCATCCGGAGATTTGTATGTTTTTCTCACGGTTAAATCCCATCCGAGCCTGAGGCGTGATGGGCTCACCGTCCTTTCGGAGGTGAAGGTGAGTTATCTGCAGGCAATCCTTGGCGACACCATTGAGGTGGAAACAGTGGATGGCCCCGAATCGCTGGAGATTCCGGCCGGTACTCAGCCCAATTCCGTTTTAACGCTTGAAAACAAGGGCATTCCCAAGCTGGGTAATCCAGTAGCCCGTGGTCATCAGCGCATTTCTGTCACG
This window harbors:
- the dnaJ gene encoding molecular chaperone DnaJ; translation: MADYYDLLGVSRDADADTLKRAYRRMARQYHPDINKDAGAEDRFKEIGRAYEVLSDPQTRGRYDQFGEAGLGGGGGMPDMGDMGGFADIFETFFSGFGGAAGGAGRQRRRGPQQGDDLRYDLTIDFDQAVFGQEREIRIPHLETCTTCGGSGAKQGSGPTTCTTCGGVGQVRRATRTPFGNFEQVAECPSCNGTGQVIADPCSSCGGQGVTQVRKKLRINIPAGVDTGTRLRVSGEGNAGLRGGPSGDLYVFLTVKSHPSLRRDGLTVLSEVKVSYLQAILGDTIEVETVDGPESLEIPAGTQPNSVLTLENKGIPKLGNPVARGHQRISVTVTLPTRLNDEERGLLEDLAGHHSARGEQHHHHKSGLFARLFGQR
- the grpE gene encoding nucleotide exchange factor GrpE — protein: MSADASIPANDSASDVPEAQQDLKSSVEETPGAASSDSASEGLPSAQNNEARLEQLEREHSTLRQEHETLSGQYVRIAADFDNFRKRQSRDQEDLKLQITCSTLTEILPVVDNFERARQHLDPQGEEAQALHRSYQGLYKQLVDVLKQLGVAPMRVVGQEFDPSLHEAVLREPSDEHPEDVVVEELQRGYHLSGKVLRHALVKVSMGPGPQQTDVAADGTEGGESAPIAGDDGSSTPAASE